A stretch of the Sorangium aterium genome encodes the following:
- a CDS encoding M18 family aminopeptidase, producing the protein MAALRERGVAAARDLCAFIDRSPTPYHAVREVASRLVAAGFSELGERDAWAVAPGDRRFVIRGGSTIVAFVVGAEHPALGGFRVIGAHTDSPNLRVKPSAELSRSGYQQLGVEVYGGVLYSTWLDRDLSVAGRVHVRRDGRIERLLVDLVRPVARVPNLAIHLNRGVNSEGLVLNAQKHLVPVIGLGREADLNALLARAIDAPRDAILGFDLCLYDTLKASLGGLSDEFIFASRLDNLASCHAATAALIGAAPSAATRVIALYDHEECGSRSAVGAAGSVLRDVLARIVDVYPAREPQAFARAMAGSLLVSADMAHAVHPNYADQHEPRHAPQINRGLVIKSNVNQSYATDGATAAALEALCHDVGYAPQRFVVRSDLPCGSTIGPITAASLGIATVDVGAPMLSMHSCREMAGTLDVHLSIETYRRALS; encoded by the coding sequence ATGGCGGCGCTGCGCGAGCGCGGCGTCGCGGCCGCCCGCGACCTCTGCGCGTTCATCGATCGCTCGCCGACGCCGTACCACGCCGTGCGCGAGGTCGCCTCGCGGCTCGTGGCGGCCGGCTTCTCGGAGCTCGGGGAGCGCGACGCGTGGGCGGTCGCTCCGGGCGATCGCCGCTTCGTCATCCGGGGCGGGTCGACGATCGTCGCGTTCGTGGTCGGGGCCGAGCACCCGGCGCTCGGCGGCTTTCGCGTGATCGGCGCGCACACCGACTCGCCGAACCTCCGGGTGAAGCCGAGCGCCGAGCTCTCGCGGAGCGGCTACCAGCAGCTCGGGGTCGAGGTCTACGGCGGCGTCCTGTACTCGACCTGGCTCGACCGCGATCTCAGCGTGGCCGGCCGCGTCCACGTGCGCAGGGACGGGCGGATCGAGCGCCTCCTCGTCGACCTGGTCCGCCCGGTCGCCCGCGTCCCGAACCTCGCGATCCACCTGAACCGCGGGGTCAACTCCGAGGGGCTCGTGCTGAACGCGCAGAAGCACCTCGTCCCCGTGATCGGCCTCGGCAGGGAGGCCGATCTCAACGCCCTGCTCGCGCGCGCTATCGACGCGCCGCGCGACGCCATCCTCGGCTTCGATCTCTGCCTGTACGACACGCTCAAGGCGTCGCTCGGCGGCCTCTCCGACGAGTTCATCTTCGCGTCCCGCCTGGACAACCTCGCGAGCTGCCACGCCGCGACGGCCGCGCTGATCGGCGCCGCTCCTTCCGCCGCGACGCGCGTCATCGCGCTCTACGATCACGAGGAGTGCGGCAGCCGGAGCGCCGTGGGGGCAGCGGGGAGCGTGCTCCGCGACGTGCTCGCGCGGATCGTCGACGTCTACCCGGCGCGCGAGCCGCAGGCGTTCGCCCGCGCGATGGCCGGGTCGCTGCTCGTCTCGGCGGACATGGCGCACGCGGTGCACCCGAACTACGCCGATCAGCACGAGCCGCGCCACGCCCCGCAGATCAACCGCGGGCTCGTGATCAAGTCGAACGTGAACCAGTCCTATGCGACCGACGGCGCGACGGCCGCCGCGCTCGAGGCGCTCTGTCACGACGTGGGCTACGCCCCCCAGCGCTTCGTCGTGCGCAGCGATCTCCCCTGCGGCAGCACGATCGGCCCGATCACCGCGGCCTCGCTCGGCATCGCCACGGTCGACGTCGGCGCGCCGATGCTCAGCATGCACTCCTGCCGCGAGATGGCCGGCACGCTCGACGTCCACCTCTCTATAGAGACCTACCGCCGCGCGCTTTCATGA
- a CDS encoding quinone-dependent dihydroorotate dehydrogenase: MYRLVRPLLFALPPSLAHELGMLALAPLEHAAPLRALVHARLAPRDGRIAVRAMGLDFPSPLGVAGGFDKDARRARALAALGFGFVELGTVTAQPQAANPPPNLFRLPADRALINRLGFPNQGAARVTERLLGRGGAAAVGVPVGISIGKSRVAPLDPIEPAIDDYLASFREARRAADFVVINVSSPNTKDLRAMQGPAIARALLSAIARENRAAGAPLPLLIKVAPDLGDEELEALLAVVEEVGLAGVIATNTTVRRDGLATSPEAVEAMGAGGLSGPPLRQRSLAMVRRIRARLGSGVTVIGAGGIESAEHAMDQLQAGANLVQLYTGFIYGGPLLPAAIARGLSDLVARSGARSIQDLVSRPGGATRAAMIGHGA; the protein is encoded by the coding sequence ATGTACCGCCTCGTCCGACCGCTCCTCTTCGCGCTGCCGCCCAGCCTTGCGCACGAGCTCGGCATGCTCGCGCTCGCCCCGCTCGAGCACGCCGCGCCGCTCCGCGCCCTCGTGCACGCCCGCCTCGCGCCCCGGGACGGCCGCATCGCGGTGCGCGCCATGGGGCTCGACTTCCCTTCCCCGCTCGGCGTGGCGGGCGGCTTCGACAAGGATGCGCGCCGGGCCCGCGCGCTCGCCGCCCTCGGGTTCGGCTTCGTCGAGCTCGGCACCGTCACGGCGCAGCCCCAGGCCGCGAACCCGCCGCCGAACCTCTTCCGGCTGCCGGCCGACCGGGCGCTCATCAACCGGCTCGGGTTCCCGAACCAGGGCGCGGCCCGCGTCACGGAGCGGCTCCTCGGCCGCGGCGGCGCGGCGGCCGTGGGCGTGCCGGTGGGCATCTCGATCGGCAAGTCCAGGGTCGCGCCGCTCGATCCCATCGAGCCCGCGATCGACGACTACCTCGCGAGCTTCCGGGAGGCGCGGCGCGCGGCCGACTTCGTCGTGATCAACGTGTCGTCGCCGAACACGAAGGACCTCCGCGCGATGCAGGGGCCGGCGATCGCGCGGGCGCTGCTCTCCGCGATCGCGCGGGAGAACCGCGCCGCCGGGGCGCCGCTGCCGCTGCTCATCAAGGTCGCCCCGGACCTCGGCGACGAGGAGCTCGAGGCGCTGCTCGCCGTGGTCGAGGAGGTGGGCCTCGCCGGCGTCATCGCGACCAACACGACCGTGCGGCGCGACGGGCTCGCGACGAGCCCGGAGGCCGTCGAGGCGATGGGCGCCGGCGGGCTGAGCGGCCCGCCCCTCCGGCAGCGCTCGCTCGCGATGGTGCGGCGCATCCGCGCGCGCCTCGGGAGCGGCGTCACGGTGATCGGCGCCGGGGGCATCGAGTCGGCGGAGCACGCGATGGACCAGCTCCAGGCGGGCGCCAACCTCGTGCAGCTCTACACGGGCTTCATCTACGGCGGCCCCCTCCTCCCCGCCGCGATCGCGCGCGGGCTGTCGGACCTCGTGGCCCGCTCCGGCGCGCGGTCGATCCAGGATCTCGTGAGCCGGCCAGGCGGCGCGACGCGCGCTGCTATGATCGGCCATGGAGCTTGA
- a CDS encoding GNAT family N-acetyltransferase, with amino-acid sequence MELEAHVHDTIRDIPESEWNALHGVSEAPFLTWAWFDALERTGCVGEEAGWLPHHITLRAEGALLAAAPAYLKDNSEGEFVFDHGWASASHQIGAPYYPKLVVAVPFTPATTPRLLVRRPEDRPALLPVLAETLRKLVARSRISSAHVLFPTEDEAAALSDAAMAHRCGVQFQFENEGYQTLDDFLARFNAKRRHQIRREMRESTRQGLSIDTLRGAEITPEIVDAMFGFYVSTVEKFAWGRQYLNRAFFEEITARLRGGGAQGGVEIVLAREGKRPIAGALNLAGPTTLYGRYWGASEERPFLHFNVCYYHPVEDCIARGLRRFEPGAGGSHKLVRGFAPSVTHSAHHIAHPRLDAAVREFLARERAAVRAKTADRSVAFR; translated from the coding sequence ATGGAGCTTGAAGCGCACGTCCACGACACCATCCGCGACATCCCGGAGAGCGAGTGGAACGCGCTCCACGGGGTGAGCGAGGCGCCGTTCCTGACGTGGGCGTGGTTCGACGCGCTCGAGCGGACGGGGTGCGTGGGCGAGGAGGCGGGGTGGCTGCCCCACCACATCACGCTCCGGGCCGAGGGGGCGCTGCTCGCCGCGGCGCCCGCCTACCTCAAGGACAACAGCGAGGGAGAGTTCGTCTTCGACCACGGCTGGGCCTCTGCGTCCCACCAGATCGGCGCGCCGTACTACCCGAAGCTCGTCGTCGCGGTGCCGTTCACGCCCGCGACGACGCCGCGGCTGCTCGTGCGGCGGCCGGAGGACCGCCCGGCGCTCCTCCCCGTCCTCGCCGAGACGCTCCGCAAGCTGGTCGCGCGGAGCCGCATCTCGAGCGCCCACGTCCTGTTCCCGACCGAGGACGAGGCCGCCGCCCTCTCCGATGCCGCCATGGCGCACCGCTGCGGCGTCCAGTTCCAGTTCGAGAACGAGGGGTACCAGACGCTCGACGACTTCCTCGCGCGCTTCAACGCGAAGCGGCGGCACCAGATCCGGCGCGAAATGCGCGAGTCCACGAGGCAGGGGCTGTCGATCGATACGCTGCGCGGCGCGGAGATCACGCCGGAGATCGTCGATGCCATGTTCGGCTTCTACGTCTCCACCGTGGAGAAGTTCGCCTGGGGCCGGCAGTACCTGAACCGCGCCTTCTTCGAGGAGATCACGGCCCGCCTGCGCGGCGGCGGGGCCCAGGGAGGCGTCGAGATCGTCCTCGCGCGGGAGGGCAAACGCCCCATCGCGGGCGCGCTCAACCTCGCCGGGCCCACGACGCTCTATGGCCGTTACTGGGGCGCATCGGAGGAGCGCCCGTTCCTGCATTTCAACGTCTGCTATTATCACCCGGTCGAGGACTGCATCGCCCGGGGACTGCGCCGCTTCGAGCCGGGCGCAGGGGGGTCGCACAAGCTCGTTCGCGGCTTCGCGCCGAGCGTCACCCACAGCGCGCACCACATCGCGCATCCGCGCCTGGACGCCGCGGTGCGCGAGTTCCTCGCGCGCGAGCGCGCGGCCGTCCGCGCGAAGACGGCGGACAGGAGCGTGGCATTCCGCTGA
- a CDS encoding sigma 54-interacting transcriptional regulator — protein sequence MSSTRDATRARAVQWFVRGGTLRSTGRDPVKIGIAPIVVGRDPSCGVVVDDPEVSSTHCDLRAEGPGVLVRDLGSKNGTFVSTVRIREAILTAACAIQIGGSVLSFEPLEKERVDVGFDESFGPLIGASPRMRHLFRLLREVASTELSLLITGETGTGKELAAQAIHDVSIRRGGPFVVVDCASLPGALAESFLFGHERGAFPGANDRRSGAFHEANGGTIFLDELGELPPDLQPKLLRALTEQKVKRVGSRIYEPVDVRIIGATRRDLGRSMNTGRFRSDLFFRIAQMRIELPPLRERREDIPLLVERVCERLGCPERAVEMVNLITTTLGQHDFPGNVRELMNVTSVAASLPPGAEAIASILPLEGGGDVVVPTSAFGEAKRSAVAAFEQRYFSELIRATGGNVSEMARRAGMERHHVRMFLRKHGLTAKQ from the coding sequence ATGAGCTCGACGAGGGATGCGACCCGCGCTCGCGCGGTTCAGTGGTTTGTTCGCGGCGGCACGCTGCGGTCGACGGGCCGGGATCCCGTCAAGATCGGCATCGCGCCGATCGTGGTGGGGCGCGATCCGAGCTGCGGTGTGGTCGTCGACGATCCGGAGGTCAGCTCGACGCATTGCGATCTTCGCGCGGAGGGGCCGGGCGTGCTCGTCCGCGATCTCGGCAGCAAGAATGGGACGTTCGTGTCGACGGTCCGCATCCGCGAGGCGATCTTGACGGCCGCGTGCGCCATCCAGATCGGCGGCTCGGTGCTGAGCTTCGAGCCGCTCGAGAAGGAGCGCGTCGACGTCGGCTTCGACGAGAGCTTCGGCCCGCTGATCGGCGCCTCGCCGCGGATGCGCCACCTGTTCCGCCTGCTGCGCGAGGTGGCCTCGACGGAGCTCTCGCTGCTCATCACCGGGGAGACGGGCACGGGCAAGGAGCTCGCGGCGCAGGCCATCCATGACGTCTCGATCCGGCGCGGCGGCCCGTTCGTCGTCGTCGACTGCGCCTCGCTGCCGGGCGCGCTGGCCGAGAGCTTCCTCTTCGGGCACGAGCGCGGCGCCTTCCCCGGGGCGAACGATCGGAGGAGCGGCGCCTTCCACGAGGCGAACGGCGGGACGATCTTCCTCGACGAACTGGGCGAGCTGCCGCCCGATCTCCAGCCGAAGCTGCTGCGCGCGCTCACCGAGCAGAAGGTGAAGCGCGTCGGGTCGCGGATCTACGAGCCCGTCGACGTGCGGATCATCGGGGCGACGCGCCGCGACCTCGGCCGCAGCATGAACACTGGGCGCTTCCGGAGCGATCTCTTCTTCCGGATCGCCCAGATGCGCATCGAGCTGCCGCCGCTCCGCGAGCGGCGGGAGGACATCCCGCTGCTCGTCGAGCGCGTCTGCGAGCGCCTGGGGTGCCCCGAGCGCGCCGTGGAGATGGTCAATCTCATCACCACGACGCTCGGCCAGCACGATTTCCCCGGCAACGTCCGCGAGCTCATGAACGTCACCAGCGTGGCCGCGAGCCTGCCGCCCGGGGCCGAGGCGATCGCCTCGATCCTGCCGCTCGAGGGCGGCGGCGACGTGGTCGTGCCGACGTCGGCGTTCGGCGAGGCGAAGCGGAGCGCCGTCGCGGCGTTCGAGCAGCGTTACTTCAGCGAGCTGATCCGCGCGACGGGCGGCAACGTCAGCGAGATGGCGCGCCGCGCGGGCATGGAGCGCCACCACGTGCGGATGTTCTTGAGGAAGCACGGGCTCACCGCGAAGCAGTGA
- a CDS encoding DUF1588 domain-containing protein: MPRIGWSLRKRAATALGLLGLSAGASALASVSTGCSSEAEGPCISDEQFFAEKVWVPILSTKCIGCHNPQGQAAESKLILAGSSEAGFLDKNLATFKSLAGLELGGESYVLLKPTKAIEHGGGKVLASDSPEVEALRAMVERTKEPSSCETDVNASFAGVVMSGPVETLRTASLELAGRLPTEAEEEAVAQSGMAALDPILDQMLTEETFYVRLKEIYNDLFLTDRYLNGEEAVDLLRSDAYDPKWYNSLPQDPALVARYGARDLEDVANKLKSWTNRAVGREPLELIAYIVRNDRSFKEVLTADYTVVSPFSARAYGVTAEFKNDADPDEFVPAKRDPIPLAGVLTSPVFLSRHPTTNTNRNRHRARMVYQFFLGTDILKTAEQPLDQTKITDFNPTMNNAACTVCHAALDPLSGGFHSFDSAGRYKEDDTWYEDMRPPGFGAESVPFSEFPSALSWVAKRVADDPRFALSAVYTMYSGLTGQQPLVAPTNEDPEFNAKFRAYLAQYHAFNTMAHDFADSGYNLKTVVKAIVKSPYFRARNVAQASRGEALTQLGGTRFLGPEQLHRKIWAVTGYPWRPRAFEDDGVRYDFLLRRDAYRMLYGGIDSQDVIQRITEPNGIMANIADRMANEMACIAVPRDLYLPQEERLLFPYVETTFEPRDTNDFDVLPAVEGIKQNIQYLHKRVLGESLELGDPEIERTYKVFLETWEEGKAGMAKPEGEEGRLSKSLPGPCQVHNDYWTREGLPDDQKLTRDENYTIRAWMSVMTYLLSDFRFLYQ; the protein is encoded by the coding sequence ATGCCGAGAATAGGATGGTCACTCCGGAAGCGCGCCGCGACGGCCCTGGGGCTCCTGGGGCTCTCCGCGGGCGCGAGCGCGCTCGCGTCCGTGTCCACCGGTTGCAGCAGCGAGGCCGAAGGCCCGTGCATCTCCGACGAGCAATTCTTCGCCGAGAAGGTGTGGGTCCCCATCCTCTCGACGAAATGCATCGGCTGCCATAACCCGCAGGGGCAGGCGGCGGAATCCAAGCTGATCCTCGCCGGGAGCAGCGAGGCGGGGTTCCTCGACAAGAACCTCGCGACGTTCAAGTCGCTCGCCGGGCTCGAGCTCGGCGGCGAGTCGTACGTCCTCCTCAAGCCGACGAAGGCCATCGAGCACGGCGGCGGCAAGGTCCTCGCCTCGGACAGCCCCGAGGTCGAGGCGCTCCGGGCGATGGTGGAGCGCACGAAGGAGCCGTCGTCCTGCGAGACGGACGTCAACGCGTCCTTCGCCGGCGTGGTGATGAGCGGGCCGGTGGAGACGCTCCGCACGGCGAGCCTCGAGCTCGCCGGGCGCCTGCCGACCGAGGCCGAGGAGGAGGCCGTCGCGCAGAGCGGCATGGCCGCGCTGGATCCGATCCTGGACCAGATGCTCACCGAGGAGACGTTCTATGTGCGGCTGAAGGAGATCTACAACGATCTCTTCCTCACCGATCGTTATCTGAACGGCGAGGAGGCCGTCGATCTGCTGCGGAGCGACGCGTACGATCCGAAGTGGTACAACAGCCTCCCTCAGGATCCGGCGCTGGTCGCGAGGTACGGCGCGCGGGACCTGGAGGACGTCGCCAACAAGCTGAAGAGCTGGACGAACCGGGCCGTCGGCAGGGAGCCGCTCGAGCTCATCGCCTACATCGTGCGGAACGACAGGTCCTTCAAGGAGGTCCTCACCGCGGACTACACGGTCGTGAGCCCCTTCTCCGCCAGGGCGTACGGCGTGACGGCCGAGTTCAAGAACGACGCGGATCCGGACGAGTTCGTCCCGGCGAAGCGCGATCCGATCCCGCTCGCCGGCGTGCTCACCTCCCCCGTCTTCCTGTCCAGGCACCCGACGACGAACACCAACAGGAACCGCCACCGCGCGAGGATGGTCTATCAGTTCTTCCTCGGCACCGACATCCTGAAGACGGCCGAGCAGCCGCTCGATCAGACGAAGATCACCGACTTCAACCCGACGATGAACAACGCGGCGTGCACCGTCTGCCACGCCGCCCTGGACCCGCTGTCAGGCGGGTTCCACAGCTTCGACTCCGCGGGCCGGTACAAGGAGGACGACACCTGGTACGAGGACATGCGGCCGCCGGGCTTCGGCGCCGAATCGGTGCCGTTCAGCGAGTTCCCGAGCGCGCTCTCGTGGGTGGCGAAGCGGGTCGCCGACGACCCCCGCTTCGCGCTCTCGGCGGTCTACACGATGTACAGCGGCCTCACCGGGCAACAGCCGCTCGTCGCGCCGACCAACGAAGATCCGGAGTTCAACGCCAAGTTCCGTGCGTACCTCGCCCAGTACCACGCGTTCAACACGATGGCGCACGACTTCGCCGACAGCGGCTACAACCTGAAGACGGTCGTCAAGGCCATCGTCAAGAGCCCCTATTTCCGGGCGCGCAACGTGGCGCAGGCGTCCCGGGGCGAGGCGCTCACGCAGCTCGGCGGCACGCGGTTCCTCGGGCCCGAGCAGCTGCACCGGAAGATCTGGGCGGTGACGGGGTACCCGTGGCGCCCGCGGGCGTTCGAGGACGACGGCGTCCGCTACGACTTCCTGCTCCGGCGCGACGCCTACCGCATGCTGTACGGCGGCATCGACTCGCAGGACGTGATCCAGCGGATCACGGAGCCGAACGGGATCATGGCCAACATCGCCGACCGGATGGCGAACGAGATGGCGTGCATCGCGGTGCCGCGCGATCTCTACCTGCCGCAGGAGGAGCGGCTCCTCTTCCCGTACGTCGAGACGACGTTCGAGCCGCGGGACACGAACGACTTCGACGTGCTGCCGGCCGTCGAGGGGATCAAGCAGAACATCCAGTACCTGCACAAGCGGGTGCTGGGCGAGTCGCTCGAGCTCGGTGATCCCGAGATCGAGCGGACGTACAAGGTCTTCCTCGAGACGTGGGAGGAGGGCAAGGCGGGCATGGCGAAGCCGGAGGGCGAGGAGGGCCGGCTCTCGAAATCGCTGCCCGGCCCCTGCCAGGTGCACAACGACTACTGGACTCGAGAGGGGCTCCCCGACGATCAGAAGCTCACGCGCGACGAGAACTACACGATCCGCGCGTGGATGAGCGTCATGACCTATCTCCTTTCGGACTTCAGGTTTCTTTACCAGTAG